Genomic DNA from Mus caroli chromosome 8, CAROLI_EIJ_v1.1, whole genome shotgun sequence:
AAATCTCCATGGCACAGCTGTACCACTCCTTGGAAAATGCCCAAGGACTCAGGGACCTNCCTCACAGTTACTTGCTCAAACATCTTCATTGCCTCTGAGATTTCAACTGCTATAGTAAAGAAAGAACATAATGTcctttaactgaaaaaaaaatggatcatgAAAATGTGTAAATAATTTTTGAGTGTGAGTCTAATGTAAAGGATAGGAGATTTGAAAGACAGAGAAGTAGCTAGAGCAGAATGTCTTGTCTCTAACTAACCTCCTGCTCATCGTTGATATGACTGCTAAAATGGAACCAAGAGTTCTTTTACAAAGGATTCATTGAAGATTCTGCTGCATGGCTTAGAAGATTCCTGTCTAAGCCACATagaaaacatcaaggaaacaTAAACACAGATAATTTTTCTGCAAGAAGTTTATTGGAGAATGAAACAGTCAAAACTAAACACAAGGGTATTGACAGATCTNGAGGTCCAAGAGCAAATGGTTTTCTGNACCCGGATTCCATGTTCAGCTGCTGTCTATGCTGTCTATTAGGACCTTTGGTGACAATTGCAGTTTCATTTTGTCATGCAATTGCACCTCGGGCACCCCGGGCACTNTGGGCACTGTGGGCACTTCAAGCACACTGGGCACTTTGGGCACTGCGGAGACCTTCCTAGGCCTGAGGACACAAACAAAATATAAGGTATTAAGTAAGGAGGCCAGCAGTGTGTGGTAGTAAACAACCTATGAAGATGTACTGTACATAGTACAGAGTAGGTTTGTTGTACTGGTGACATCACAGCCAGCACCATGAAAATAGGACATTTAACAAGTGTTGATCACATACAGGCCATGACACCCACAACACATTTCTTCACactttttgtgttttcctgacaCAACACATTCATACACTTGAATTTTGTTCCTAGGTAaggtttttcgttttgttttgttttgttttaagcaaaaCAGACTCTTCTTCTATAACAAAATTATTAATCAGGTATAAAAGGACTTATCAacatgttctttattttaaaggtttctcACAAATACATTTGTAGATCAAAATCCTTAAAAAGGTTTAACTCTCACTATTACTTCTATGAATAACACAGGAAAGTTCTTAGAGGATCAAGGGGAAACTACCTGAACCAGACTGCTCTTGACAGAATACCAGGGCTCATCTTTAACCCTCCCTCAGGAGACACCAAGCCTAATCACACTGGGCACCAACATTCACCTGAAACTTGAAGAACATAGCGTTCTGGGTCTTCAAAGGAGACAGACACACCCTGATCCTCTTCCCCTGGCTGATCCTCAGTTTTAGTCTCTTCATCAGTCTCTTGGGTAGGATCAGCCTGGACATAGAAGGCCAGCAGGACAAGGGCAGAGAGGAGAACGAGTGTCTTCATGGCTGGGAGTCACTTGGAGGATTGGTGAACAGGAGCCCAATGTGTGGAGAGTGAGGAGCCAGCCAGCATTTATAGGGCAGAGACAACCTCCACACTGAGAGAAGGCATTCATTGGTAGGAACTGGGAGAGGCTGTTACCCTCAAGTTCCTTTTGATCTTCCTCTGTCCNCAAGGTTACCATCCTGATGTTGCTCTGTGTGTTCAgtgcctctctcccctcccactaaTAATGATGAAGGGGCCTTGCTATCTTCCCCTGTTTTCCATCTGCTTGAATATTTACCTCTCAGTGGTCAGGGAAGAAAAGAGTTGGGCACTGCCTAATTTAATAAGTACNTGAAGCAAAGGATTATTGTCTTTTAAACTTGGAGCCTGGACAAGACCTTGACCAGGTGGACTGGACAGTCAGTTCTTTGCATGATTCAGGGTATTATCAATCACCCTCATGAAGGAAGATTTTGTGAATCTTCTCCTTTGGGACCAAGAAACTAAAATGGCCTCAGGTCACCAGTGAATTGAGTTCAAGACACAGAGTTTGTCAGAGGGAAGCTAGAGTGTGTTGTTCTGAAGAAGTCACAGTGACAGAACATATATCATAAGAGTGTGCTCTGGGTGCCTCTTCACTCCTGGGAANCATCCAGTGGCATGTCTTGATTCCTATATGAGATCTTATAGGAACTTTTTTCATTTAGCAAATGAGAGcaggaaaaagtaaaagaaaacatatcaaaNTTTTCTCCTGCATTGAATTATTCATGGTCATTGCTAGCTCTGAACCTAATTTTGTAAACCAAAGTCCTCTTCCAATTGTTTGAATTTAGTTATTTTTGAGTACTTCTAATACATAGGAAAATCCTAGTGTCTATCATTATATGGCTATATGCATAAAATACTTATACAGATTCCACAGAGCTTAAAAGAAACagtaattttgcttttgttttgcatCAATCATGCACACTCTACTTGGGACAGTTGATTATGCTGCTGACTGTCAGGAAGCCTATATGACAAATATTCTtgattcttcaatttctttacaaAATGTTACTCACTGGTGATTCCATTAGGCTCACTCTGCATCACCAAGCCTAACCAAGACTTGTCCAACCATAGTTGGANNNNNNNNNNNNNNNNNNNNNNNNNNNNNNNNNNNNNNNNNNNNNNNNNNNNNNNNNNNNNNNNNNNNNNNNNNNNNNNNNNNNNNNNNNNNNNNNNNNNNNNNNNNNNNNNNNNNNNNNNNNNNNNNNNNNNNNNNNNNNNNNNNNNNNNNNNNNNNNNNNNNNNNNNNNNNNNNNNNNNNNNNNNNNNNNNNNNNNNNNNNNNNNNNNNNNNNNNNNNNNNNNNNNNNNNNNNNNNNNNNNNNNNNNNNNNNNNNNNNNNNNNNNNNNNNNNNNNNNNNNNNNNNNNNNNNNNNNNNNNNNNNNNNNNNNNNNNNNNNNNNNNNNNNNNNNNNNNNNNNNNNNNNNNNNNNNNNNNNNNNNNNNNNNNNNNNNNNNNNNNNNNNNNNNNNNNNNNNNNNNNNNNNNNNNNNNNNNNNNNNNNNNNNNNNNNNNNNNNNNNNNNNNNNNNNNNNNNNNNNNNNNNNNNNNNNNNNNNNNNNNNNNNNNNNNNNNNNNNNNNNNNNNNNNNNNNNNNNNNNNNNNNNNNNNNNNNNNNNNNNNNNNNNNNNNNNNNNNNNNNNNNNNNNNNNNNNNNNNNNNNNNNNNNNNNNNNNNNNNNNNNNNNNNNNNNNNNNNNNNNNNNNNNNNNNNNNNNNNNNNNNNNNNNNNNNNNNNNNNNNNNNNNNNNNNNNNNNNNNNNNNNNNNNNNNNNNNNNNNNNNNNNNNNNNNNNNNNNNNNNNNNNNNNNNNNNNNNNNNNNNNNNNNNNNNNNNNNNNNNNNNNNNNNNNNNNNNNNNNNNNNNNNNNNNNNNNNNNNNNNNNNNNNNNNNNNNNNNNNNNNNNNNNNNNNNNNNNNNNNNNNNNNNNNNNNNNNNNNNNNNNNNNNNNNNNNNNNNNNNNNNNNNNNNNNNNNNNNNNNNNNNNNNNNNNNNNNNNNNNNNNNNNNNNNNNNNNNNNNNNNNNNNNNNNNNNNNNNNNNNNNNNNNNNNNNNNNNNNNNNNNNNNNNNNNNNNNNNNNNNNNNNNNNNNNNNNNNNNNNNNNNCACCTTCTCCATCAACATGGTATTTTCAACAAGTTCTACCACATGGGTGAAAGGCCATCACTTATAACTACAGAGGACCTCTAAAGAAATTGCAGTGAGCAAACTGTGATTTCATGGAAAAAAGTATCCTGTAGATGGCCAAGATCTTTCAAAATACCCCACTCATCACAGAAACTTGAAATGGACAACACATGCTTACTGGCTCATAGCAGCCAACTCTGTGACAGGCCCATGTNACAGCTTCTGACTGGGACTCTGGTCCCTCTATGGAGaggacagagaaaaagtgtgtACATTGGGGAAGGAATCAGAAGTCCTATACTGACNTCATAATTAGAATTGCACTATACTTCTCTAGTTCCTAAACATGTGTCTTTAAACCAAGCAGGTTTGTCTCCATGGTTTGAGGACATTCCTCAGCCCAACATAAAGCTCAGCTCATTTCCCATCAAGCACCCTTCATCATAGACTTCTGGTCAGACATACTTGCACATTACTCTGTCAgacttttactatttttcttcttcccattatCATTAGATCTGGAATGTACTCCACTAGTTCTCACTTCATCCCAGGCTCATTTGTCCTTACAAGTAATGTCTTTTACCTTAACTTGGGAAANTGCTTGTTTTGTATGATGGCTCTTTATCAAGGAGGTTATTGCCATAAAGTTCTTGAGGTAGTTTATATTAGGAGCTGAATTANACATTAGTTTGACAAATATAAGTATTTGCTATTGGATAAAACATTTACATACCGTTGAACTTGGCAACTTCTTATTAAAATAAGgataataaattttcatttattgcaAAGCTCAGGCAGATTTGTGTCATAACTTCATGGAAACCATAATAAATTGAACCTTGTGATAAGCCAGGTAACATTCTCAAGGTATGTAATATGTGCAgcatattatattaaataatagttACTAGTTgctaaaatctttttttctcttcctataaGAGGTTTTCACAATAACCCAATAATGTAGCTGCTTTTATTAACCAATGTTTTGTGGGTTTGTAATGGAACTTTGAAGAGGTTAATTATAATACTCAGAGATACTAAAGATTAGGCAACAGTGCTGTGGGCTAATCTCTTGTGCTTTACCACTACCCAATATTCCATCTTAACTTCTGTATTTTNGAGTAACACCTTCTGTCATTTATTGGGATAATTTGGCTTCTTTTCTTAGACCCTGATGAGAGATCAAAGTGGAAAGGCATCTGTTGACAGATGGTATCTTTACAACTTCTCTTTGGTCTCTACCTCTGCGAATTCCCTCTTCTTGGGTTTGATGTGAGACCACCAATAAATAACCTGTATCTCTTTCAAATATCTGAACAAAAcattggtttgtttattttaaattagttttaccAGTTATCACAAGTAATAACTCACANNTATGATCACTGCTAAAGAAATAGAGTTGATTGTTCAGGGTAACTGAGAGTTCTGTTAAGTTTTTGCACACTGGCTTGTGAGGCAAAACAAGTGCAGAGGTGAACACCTCACCTGTCTTAGGGTATAGGAAGCAGTACAAGAGAGCATAAGAGGAAATAAGTTGTCAAGCTGTGAGTCATCTAACTCAGCACCTCCTGAGGGTCAGCAGAGTCTTAATGActgtgaggaaggaagagggctaGCCCTCCCAAGTGCATAACTGTGTCATGTGTAAGATCCAAGAGTTCAGTGTTCATTGGAGGTTAATGTCCACTCTTTTTAGGCCATGTCTGAATATATGATGATGCTTGGACATGATTTAGTACaaggagaaatagaaatggaCTATAAAGAGCTCCTTCATTTTTCTAACATCACTTCAGTTTCTCTGGCCCACCTGCTCCATCCTCAGTCCTATTTCCCAATGTCTACTTGGGAATTTACATGTGATATCATATGGTGGATCATTAAATATCCTGAACACCCTCCATAAGAAGGTGGAACTTCCTCAGTTTTGGCAATGGGTGGGTAAGAAAGGTAACTCTGTCTCAAACGCAGGATGTGGTAGGAATTTGCTAATGCCATTAAAATACACAAGCTTGAGTTTTACAGATTTAAACTGAAtgaaagaaaactcagaaatattattaaagaaaattaaataccaaattgtttaaaacagcaaacaaaatcaagacaaagaaaatggaTAATCTTTAAGGAGAATTTTAACAAATGCTGCAAAGAGACAATTTCCAGACTTTTTGAACAGGACCTATAGATTAATTAGAGAAAATGTTAGGCTGTagggatggctcagaggcaaaaaaaaacaCTTGATGATCTTGTAGATTATCCATGTTCAGTTCTAATACCCACTNAGCAATACATACCAAAATGGActttcagttccagggaatttgacTCTCTGTTCTGGTCTCCAAAGACAattggcacacacatacatacattcacaaaaatcacttataaaacaaaaataagtaaatcattttctttaaaaaagtaaaagaagccagGGAGGTGACCAANTAGAGCAAAGACAgaggggagaagacagagaaagagagaaagccttcatgtagaaagagaagaggagagaggagagaacatgtCTAGATTACATAGGGGAACGCCTCTGGGGTAGGGCAGCCCTAGAGACTCAGTATC
This window encodes:
- the LOC110300489 gene encoding alpha-defensin-related sequence 2-like, translating into MKTLVLLSALVLLAFYVQADPTQETDEETKTEDQPGEEDQGVSVSFEDPERYVLQVSGLGRSPQCPKCPVCLKCPQCPXCPGCPRCNCMTK